The Pangasianodon hypophthalmus isolate fPanHyp1 chromosome 13, fPanHyp1.pri, whole genome shotgun sequence genome includes a window with the following:
- the fam193b gene encoding protein FAM193B isoform X1, with protein sequence MARKKSKQAGVGNKEQSLSKSPGGGGDAGAAAAARSTQSVHTCCLLCHREFKDWGSGLANGLPGHGSKLADAVPALSQALLREAPGRKLADAVPSLSQSLLGEVPLWICQSCRKSVEEEERRAVQEQSVPAPLSHSSSCKSQNCGNGYPEQNSVDWDPSSFLSARKLSGLWNSTHTNTGAHCNHGTATHSQQAGGTAGPTCHDKRSSHEASGTKVCPYSHPASPSATSTATPLSTSAELCKTSAKHFKTMCRRPTPPGEAFHPNEQHQPSADLSVPPNSPTGLSSSQNSSLLPPSTKPTSNQHAPFTPLAPNLSAKHSGGQEKPSTCKNAKLSSSMMGCNHPCNGHNTNGASAASTNAAHLTASTCRDQACKGHKLVNGSSLCQQAACEGDEVEDEDSGSERSSCASSSTNQRDGKYCDCCYCEFFGHNAPPAAPTSRNYAEIREKLRSRLTRRKEELPQRQDLDPAVTSAIDHRDVDELLHFINSTEPKRVNSAKAAKRARHKQKKKEKERAQQAGSEQRSSSSPQPEAMEEVEEEERAPDGEAGRLLEWPQLELERVNSFLTSRLEEIKNTIKDSIRASFSMYDLNLDVSDFPKKAASLEGQRLLPHLNGSATEPQQIDLDLAPLSFKNFKKSVKILQGLTSENNNSSPPPTAAPTPTPTNNNNTTVNTAPAPNDAPKSKDETKNTTGNAVKTKKGKKNQRQQQEQASQEQQANFKPAKATSGNQEKSNETEKGARGGCRGAPQHGESQKTGSKKVEESKQASKHNGNAASNGNHHSGSSTQRGKNDNETRSNKSEHEADGKSNSNNVVNSQNSQQQQQSKGKNKKNKSKTEKSSSAIDDVFLPKDLDPTEMDEIDREVEYFKRFCLDSAKQTRQKVAVNWSNFSLKKMPSNAAQ encoded by the exons ATGGCGAGGAAGAAGAGCAAACAGGCCGGAGTTGGGAATAAAGAGCAGAGTTTGTCGAAGAGCCCCGGCGGAGGAGGAGATGCAGGAGCAGCAGCTGCAGCCAGGAGCACTCAG TCGGTGCACACGTGCTGCTTGCTGTGCCATCGGGAGTTTAAGGACTGGGGCTCGGGCCTGGCCAACGGGCTCCCGGGCCACGGCTCCAAGCTGGCCGACGCCGTCCCGGCGCTCTCACAGGCCCTGCTGAGGGAGGCGCCGGGGCGCAAGCTGGCAGACGCCGTGCCTTCGCTGTCGCAGTCGCTGCTGGGCGAGGTGCCGCTATGGATCTGCCAGAGCTGCCGCAAGAgcgtggaggaggaggagcggaGGGCGGTGCAGGAGCAGAGCGTGCCG GCACCGCTATCCCACTCGTCCTCATGTAAGTCGCAGAATTGTGGGAACGGTTACCCAGAGCAAAACTCGGTGGACTGGGATCCCAGCTCCTTCCTGTCGGCCCGGAAGCTCTCGGGCCTTTGGAACTCAACACACACGAACACGGGAGCTCACTGCAACCACGGCACTGCTACTCACTCTCAGCAAG CAGGCGGAACGGCAGGACCAACCTGTCACGATAAAAGATCGTCTCACGAGGCATCCGGGACCAAAGTGTGTCCCTATAGTCACCCAGCGTCCCCCAGTGCCACATCCACCGCTACACCACTCTCTACCTCCGCTGAGCTCTGCAAGACCTCGGCCAAGCACTTCAAAACCATGTGTAGGAGACCAACTCCTCCAG GTGAAGCGTTTCACCCGAACGAGCAGCACCAGCCGTCGGCGGACCTGTCCGTTCCACCCAACAGCCCGACGGGTCTCTCTTCTTCCCAGAATTCATCTCTGCtgcccccctccaccaaacccaCATCCAATCAGCACGCTCCGTTCACTCCGCTAGCACCAAACCTCAGCGCCAAGCACTCGGGCGGGCAGGAAAAACCCAGCACCTGCAAAAACGCCAAACTGAGCTCCTCCATGATGGGCTGCAATCACCCGTGTAACGGACACAACACCAACGGCGCCAGCGCAGCCTCCACTAACGCAGCTCATCTAACAGCCAGCACGTGCAG GGACCAGGCGTGTAAAGGGCACAAGCTGGTGAACGGTTCGTCGTTGTGCCAGCAGGCAGCGTGCGAGGGGGACGAAGTGGAGGACGAGGACAGCGGCTCCGAGCGCAGCTCCTGTGCCTCGTCTTCCACGAACCAGCGTGACGGCAAATACTGCGACTGCTGCTACTGCGAGTTCTTCGGACATAACGCG CCCCCTGCAGCTCCCACGAGCCGGAACTACGCGGAGATCCGAGAGAAGCTCCGCTCGAGGCTGACTCGTCGTAAAGAGGAGCTGCCTCAGAGGCAGGACCTGGACCCGGCTGTAACGAGCGCCATAGATCACCGGGACGTCGATGAGCTTCTCCACTTCATCAACTCCACAGAACCTAAAAGGGTCAACAGCGCCAAGGCCGCCAAACGTGCTCGGcacaaacagaagaagaag GAGAAGGAGCGTGCGCAACAAGCAGGCAGCGAGCAGCGTTCGTCCTCTTCTCCTCAGCCAGAGGCGAtggaggaagtggaggaggaggagcgtgCTCCAGACGGTGAGGCTGGCAGGCTACTCGAGTGGCCTCAGCTGGAGCTGGAGCGCGTCAACAGCTTCCTAACGTCTCGCCTCGAGGAGATCAAGAACACCATCAAGGACTCCATTCGCGCCTCGTTCAGCATGTACGACCTCAACCTCGACGTCAGCGACTTCCCCAAAAAAGCCGCCTCGCTAGAGGGCCAGCGCCTGCTGCCTCACCTCAACGGTTCAGCGACTGAGCCGCAGCAGATCGACCTGGACCTCGCGCCGCTCTcgtttaaaaactttaaaaagagCGTGAAGATTCTCCAAGGCCTTACTAGCGAGAATAACAACAGCAGCCCCCCTCCCACCGCcgcccccacccccacccccaccaacaacaataatacCACCGTTAACACCGCTCCTGCTCCTAACGACGCACCCAAATCCAAAGACGAGACCAAGAACACCACGGGCAACGCCGTCAAAACAAAGAAGGGCAAGAAAAACCAGCGGCAACAGCAGGAGCAGGCGTCCCAGGAGCAGCAGGCTAACTTCAAACCAGCTAAAGCGACATCTGGAAATCAGGAGAAAAGCAACGAGACTGAGAAAGGAGCCAGGGGAGGGTGCAGAGGAGCCCCGCAGCACGGGGAGAGTCAGAAAACAGGGAGCAAAAAGGTAGAGGAAAGCAAGCAAGCCTCCAAGCACAACGGCAACGCAGCCTCGAACGGGAACCATCACTCGGGTTCCAGCACGCAGAGGGGGAAGAATGACAACGAAACGCGAAGCAACAAATCGGAGCACGAAGCAGACGGGAAAAGCAACTCAAACAACGTAGTCAACTCTCAGAACtcgcagcagcaacaacagtcCAAAGGAAAGAATAAGAAGAACAAGAGCAAGACGGAAAAGTCCAGCAGTGCTATTG ACGACGTGTTCCTCCCGAAAGATCTGGATCCGACGGAGATGGACGAGATTGATCGCGAGGTCGAATACTTCAAGAG GTTTTGTCTCGATTCAGCAAAACAGACGCGACAGAAGGTGGCCGTGAACTGGTCCAACTTCAGCCTGAAAAAGATGCCGTCGAACGCAGCGCAGTAA
- the fam193b gene encoding protein FAM193B isoform X2, translating to MARKKSKQAGVGNKEQSLSKSPGGGGDAGAAAAARSTQSVHTCCLLCHREFKDWGSGLANGLPGHGSKLADAVPALSQALLREAPGRKLADAVPSLSQSLLGEVPLWICQSCRKSVEEEERRAVQEQSVPAPLSHSSSCKSQNCGNGYPEQNSVDWDPSSFLSARKLSGLWNSTHTNTGAHCNHGTATHSQQGGTAGPTCHDKRSSHEASGTKVCPYSHPASPSATSTATPLSTSAELCKTSAKHFKTMCRRPTPPGEAFHPNEQHQPSADLSVPPNSPTGLSSSQNSSLLPPSTKPTSNQHAPFTPLAPNLSAKHSGGQEKPSTCKNAKLSSSMMGCNHPCNGHNTNGASAASTNAAHLTASTCRDQACKGHKLVNGSSLCQQAACEGDEVEDEDSGSERSSCASSSTNQRDGKYCDCCYCEFFGHNAPPAAPTSRNYAEIREKLRSRLTRRKEELPQRQDLDPAVTSAIDHRDVDELLHFINSTEPKRVNSAKAAKRARHKQKKKEKERAQQAGSEQRSSSSPQPEAMEEVEEEERAPDGEAGRLLEWPQLELERVNSFLTSRLEEIKNTIKDSIRASFSMYDLNLDVSDFPKKAASLEGQRLLPHLNGSATEPQQIDLDLAPLSFKNFKKSVKILQGLTSENNNSSPPPTAAPTPTPTNNNNTTVNTAPAPNDAPKSKDETKNTTGNAVKTKKGKKNQRQQQEQASQEQQANFKPAKATSGNQEKSNETEKGARGGCRGAPQHGESQKTGSKKVEESKQASKHNGNAASNGNHHSGSSTQRGKNDNETRSNKSEHEADGKSNSNNVVNSQNSQQQQQSKGKNKKNKSKTEKSSSAIDDVFLPKDLDPTEMDEIDREVEYFKRFCLDSAKQTRQKVAVNWSNFSLKKMPSNAAQ from the exons ATGGCGAGGAAGAAGAGCAAACAGGCCGGAGTTGGGAATAAAGAGCAGAGTTTGTCGAAGAGCCCCGGCGGAGGAGGAGATGCAGGAGCAGCAGCTGCAGCCAGGAGCACTCAG TCGGTGCACACGTGCTGCTTGCTGTGCCATCGGGAGTTTAAGGACTGGGGCTCGGGCCTGGCCAACGGGCTCCCGGGCCACGGCTCCAAGCTGGCCGACGCCGTCCCGGCGCTCTCACAGGCCCTGCTGAGGGAGGCGCCGGGGCGCAAGCTGGCAGACGCCGTGCCTTCGCTGTCGCAGTCGCTGCTGGGCGAGGTGCCGCTATGGATCTGCCAGAGCTGCCGCAAGAgcgtggaggaggaggagcggaGGGCGGTGCAGGAGCAGAGCGTGCCG GCACCGCTATCCCACTCGTCCTCATGTAAGTCGCAGAATTGTGGGAACGGTTACCCAGAGCAAAACTCGGTGGACTGGGATCCCAGCTCCTTCCTGTCGGCCCGGAAGCTCTCGGGCCTTTGGAACTCAACACACACGAACACGGGAGCTCACTGCAACCACGGCACTGCTACTCACTCTCAGCAAG GCGGAACGGCAGGACCAACCTGTCACGATAAAAGATCGTCTCACGAGGCATCCGGGACCAAAGTGTGTCCCTATAGTCACCCAGCGTCCCCCAGTGCCACATCCACCGCTACACCACTCTCTACCTCCGCTGAGCTCTGCAAGACCTCGGCCAAGCACTTCAAAACCATGTGTAGGAGACCAACTCCTCCAG GTGAAGCGTTTCACCCGAACGAGCAGCACCAGCCGTCGGCGGACCTGTCCGTTCCACCCAACAGCCCGACGGGTCTCTCTTCTTCCCAGAATTCATCTCTGCtgcccccctccaccaaacccaCATCCAATCAGCACGCTCCGTTCACTCCGCTAGCACCAAACCTCAGCGCCAAGCACTCGGGCGGGCAGGAAAAACCCAGCACCTGCAAAAACGCCAAACTGAGCTCCTCCATGATGGGCTGCAATCACCCGTGTAACGGACACAACACCAACGGCGCCAGCGCAGCCTCCACTAACGCAGCTCATCTAACAGCCAGCACGTGCAG GGACCAGGCGTGTAAAGGGCACAAGCTGGTGAACGGTTCGTCGTTGTGCCAGCAGGCAGCGTGCGAGGGGGACGAAGTGGAGGACGAGGACAGCGGCTCCGAGCGCAGCTCCTGTGCCTCGTCTTCCACGAACCAGCGTGACGGCAAATACTGCGACTGCTGCTACTGCGAGTTCTTCGGACATAACGCG CCCCCTGCAGCTCCCACGAGCCGGAACTACGCGGAGATCCGAGAGAAGCTCCGCTCGAGGCTGACTCGTCGTAAAGAGGAGCTGCCTCAGAGGCAGGACCTGGACCCGGCTGTAACGAGCGCCATAGATCACCGGGACGTCGATGAGCTTCTCCACTTCATCAACTCCACAGAACCTAAAAGGGTCAACAGCGCCAAGGCCGCCAAACGTGCTCGGcacaaacagaagaagaag GAGAAGGAGCGTGCGCAACAAGCAGGCAGCGAGCAGCGTTCGTCCTCTTCTCCTCAGCCAGAGGCGAtggaggaagtggaggaggaggagcgtgCTCCAGACGGTGAGGCTGGCAGGCTACTCGAGTGGCCTCAGCTGGAGCTGGAGCGCGTCAACAGCTTCCTAACGTCTCGCCTCGAGGAGATCAAGAACACCATCAAGGACTCCATTCGCGCCTCGTTCAGCATGTACGACCTCAACCTCGACGTCAGCGACTTCCCCAAAAAAGCCGCCTCGCTAGAGGGCCAGCGCCTGCTGCCTCACCTCAACGGTTCAGCGACTGAGCCGCAGCAGATCGACCTGGACCTCGCGCCGCTCTcgtttaaaaactttaaaaagagCGTGAAGATTCTCCAAGGCCTTACTAGCGAGAATAACAACAGCAGCCCCCCTCCCACCGCcgcccccacccccacccccaccaacaacaataatacCACCGTTAACACCGCTCCTGCTCCTAACGACGCACCCAAATCCAAAGACGAGACCAAGAACACCACGGGCAACGCCGTCAAAACAAAGAAGGGCAAGAAAAACCAGCGGCAACAGCAGGAGCAGGCGTCCCAGGAGCAGCAGGCTAACTTCAAACCAGCTAAAGCGACATCTGGAAATCAGGAGAAAAGCAACGAGACTGAGAAAGGAGCCAGGGGAGGGTGCAGAGGAGCCCCGCAGCACGGGGAGAGTCAGAAAACAGGGAGCAAAAAGGTAGAGGAAAGCAAGCAAGCCTCCAAGCACAACGGCAACGCAGCCTCGAACGGGAACCATCACTCGGGTTCCAGCACGCAGAGGGGGAAGAATGACAACGAAACGCGAAGCAACAAATCGGAGCACGAAGCAGACGGGAAAAGCAACTCAAACAACGTAGTCAACTCTCAGAACtcgcagcagcaacaacagtcCAAAGGAAAGAATAAGAAGAACAAGAGCAAGACGGAAAAGTCCAGCAGTGCTATTG ACGACGTGTTCCTCCCGAAAGATCTGGATCCGACGGAGATGGACGAGATTGATCGCGAGGTCGAATACTTCAAGAG GTTTTGTCTCGATTCAGCAAAACAGACGCGACAGAAGGTGGCCGTGAACTGGTCCAACTTCAGCCTGAAAAAGATGCCGTCGAACGCAGCGCAGTAA